The Miscanthus floridulus cultivar M001 chromosome 7, ASM1932011v1, whole genome shotgun sequence genome includes a region encoding these proteins:
- the LOC136463267 gene encoding defensin-like protein CAL1: MALSRRMAAPFFVVLLVVVAAETATARVVVEEKHCLSQSHAFKGLCLSDTNCESVCKTEKFTGGKCKIDGIARKCFCKKVC, translated from the exons ATGGCACTGTCTCGCCGCATGGCCGCACCATTCTTCGTCGTCCTTCTCGTCGTCGTCGCGGCAG AGACGGCGACGGCCAGGGTGGTCGTGGAGGAGAAGCACTGCCTGTCGCAAAGCCACGCGTTCAAAGGCCTGTGCTTGAGCGACACCAACTGCGAGAGCGTATGCAAAACGGAGAAGTTCACAGGCGGCAAGTGCAAGATCGACGGCATCGCGCGCAAGTGCTTCTGCAAGAAAGTCTGCTAG